CAGCCGCACCTCGTCGGGGGTGGCCCGGGTGAGGATCGACACGAGCAGCGAGTTGAGGCAGGACGACTTGCCCGCGCCGGTCGCGCCCGCGATCAGGATGTGCGGCATCTTGGCCAGGTTGGCCACCACGTAGCCGCCCTCGATGTCCTTGCCCAGCGCCACCACCATCGGATGGTGGTCGCTGGTCGCCACCCGCGAACGCAGCACGTCGCCGAGCGCCACGTTCTCCGGGTCGGTGTTGGGGATCTCGACACCGACCGCGCTCTTGCCCGGGATCGGGCTGAGGATCCGCACGTCCGGCGACTTCACGGCGTACGCGATGTTGCGGGAGAGCTGGGTGATCCGCTCGACCTTGACGCCCGGGCCCAGCTCGACCTCGTAGCGGGTGACCGTCGGCCCCCGGGTGAACCCGGTGACGGCGGCGTCCACGTCGAACTGGTCGAAGACGCCGGTGAGCGCGGCGATCACCTCGTCGTTCGCCTTGCTGCGGGTCTTCGGCGCCGCGCCGCTGCTCAGCATGTTGGCCGGCGGCAGCGCGTAGTCACCGGCCAGGCCGGTCAGCGCGAGCTGCTCGGCGCGGGTGGGCGCGGGCGAGTGCTCCGGCGGCTCGACCGGTCGGCGGCTGGCCGGAACCTTGGACGGCGACTTGCGGGGCAGGAGCAGGGTCTCCTGGAGGTCGGCCCCGTCCAGGTCGTCGTCGAGGTCGTCGGGGTCCAGCGGCGGCGGGATCCGCTTCACCGGCCGCTTGCGCGCCGGCTTGGTGGCGGGCTGCTCGGCGTCCTCCGTGGACGGCGGGGCGACCAGCGTGCCGGCCAGCAGGCCCAACCGCTCCGGCACCTTGTTGATCGGAGTGGCCGTCACCACCAGCAGGCCGAAGACGAGCAGGAGCACGAGCAGCGGGACGGCGACCCAGGCGGTGACCGCCCGCTCCAGCAGGCTGCCGACCCCGGCGCCGACGAGACCGCCGGCGAAGTCGCGGGCGGCCGGGTCGGCCGGCTGCTGGCCGATGTGCAGCATCGCGGCGGTGGCGACGAGCATGGAGCCCCAACCGACCAGCCCGCGCCCCCGGTGCTCCGGGTCGGCGGGCTGCCGCATGAACCGCCACGCGCCGATCATCAGCAGCACCGGCACCACGACGGAGATCGCGCCGAGGAACAGGCGGACCGAGTCGGCCAACCGCGCCCCCACGGGCCCGGCGGCGGAGAACCAGATCCCGGCCGCGCTCAGCAGCGCCAGCCCGAAGAGCAGCAGGCCGGCGCCGTCGCGGCGGTGCTCCGGATCCAGGTCCCGGGCCGAGGCCGCCTGTCGCCCGGCCGCGCGGAACGCCCAGCCGACGCTGTGCGCCAGGCCCATCCACACGGCGCCGACGGCGCGTCCGACGTAGACGGCCGGACCGGGACGGGGTGCGCGGGTGCGGCGCCGCACGGGCGCGCGCGTGGTCTTCTTCGCCGGCTGGCGGGCACGGCTGTTCGTCGCACCGCGCGGCGACGCGCCGCGTCGCCGGCTCGCCTGAGAGGTACGGCCCGCCATAGCATCACCGTAACGGCGCGGCCCGGCAGATCGCCGCTTTTCCGGGTCGTGTCCGCGCGTCGCAGCACGGACTCCGCCGCATGCCGTGATATCTGCCTCAGAAGGGATGCCCGATGGCGTCGCCGGGAATCGAGGACGGTCCGGACGACCCCCTGGCCGGGCACCCACGGAGCCTGCGACCGCTGACCGGCGCGCTGATCGCCGCCGTGCTGGGCAACCGGGGGTACGCGGTGACCGCCGACCCCGACGGCGACCTGTTCGGCCGTTGGGACGACAACCTCATCTGGTTCCTGCGCCTCGGCGAGGCCGGCGAGCTGCTCCAGGTCCGCACCATGGTCGGGCCGACCTTCCCCATCGAGCGGGTCCCCGAGCTCTACGCGTTCTGCAACTCGTGGAACCACGACCGGCTCTGGCCGAAGGCGTTCGTGCACGTCGACGACGACGGGTGGGCCCGCGTCTACGGCGAGGTGATCACCGACCTGGAGCGTGGCGTCACCCCGCACCAGCTCGACCAGCTCCTCGACTGCGGGATCTCGACCGGCTGCCAGCTCGCCGCCGAGGTGGGCCGGCTGCCCGGCGCGGTGCCGGCGTGACCGGGCCCGAGCGGCGGCGCGGCCCGGTCGACGACCTCGCCGACCCGGTCGGCCGGCAGCGCGGCTCGACCGGCCGCAACCGCGACCTGCTCGCCGCGCTGGCCGAGGCCCGCGACCTGCCCGACGGGCCGCCCCGGCTGGTCGAGCTGGAGCGCATCGCCGCGCAGGCAGACGCGTGCGGCGACGACCGGTCCGCGGTGGACGCCCGGCTCGCGCTGATCGACACGGCCCTGCTGCACGGCGAGCGGTGGCGGCTCGTCGAGCCGGTTCGCCGCTGCCTGGCCGTCCTCGACCGCCGCCCGGAGCTGTTCGACACCACCGAGGTCGACCTGTTGCTGCGCCACCAGCGGTACGCGGTCGAGGCGCTGCTCGGCACCCCACGCGTCGGGCTGGACCAGGTGCGGTCCGTGGACGACCTGGCCGGCCGGATCGGCGCCGCCGCCGAGGCCGTCGCCGAGCTGCGCTGCCGGCTCGCCGACCACCTGGGCGACGAGCCGACCGCCCGCGAGTGGTACGACCGCTGGCGCACCGCCGATCCCGGCCCGGTGAGCGGGTGCCCCGGCTGCGCACCCGCCCGCCGGGCGGAGCTGCTCGCCGGTTGGGGCGAGTGGCCGGCGGCGCTGACCGAGCTGCGCGCCGCGCTCGACGGGGCGGTGGAGTGCACCGACCAGCCGGATCGGGCGCTGACCGCGGCGCTGCTGCCCTGGCTGCGGACCGGCGAGCCGGAGCGGGCCGCCGTGGCGCACGTCCGCGCGTACCGGCGGCACCGTGCGGAACGTGGCGCCTTCCCGTATCTCGCCACGCACCTGCGGTTCTGCGCGCTCGGCGGGCACCCTGGCCGGGGCCTGGACATCCTCGCCGAGCACCTGCCGCGGCTGGACCGTCCCCACGACGACCTCACCGCCATGGAGTTCGCCGCCGCCGGCGCGCTGGTCTGCACGCTCGCCGCCGAGGCCGGGTTGGGCGGGCGTACGCTGCGCCGGCCGGCCTTCGGCGACCGGCCGGCGGCCGACCTCGACGTCGGGACGCTCGGCGCCGTCCTGCTCGGCGTCGCCACGGAGCTGGCCGGCAGCTTCGACGCCCGCAACGGCACCGGGCACCAGACCGGCCGGATGGCCGCCTGGCTGGCCGAGCGGCCGGTGGGCACCCCGGTGCCGCTACCCGCCGACGACGACGCCGCGACGGTCGGTGGCGCACCGGCGGACGACCCCGGGCCGGACGAGATGGAGCCCGCGCCGCTGACCCTGTCGATGATCACCGACGGGCTGGACCGGCGCGGCGACCGGTACGCCGTGGACGCCGACGGGACGGTGGTCGGGCGGTGGGGCGCCGCGGTCATCCAGTTCCGGCCGATCGGCGAGCGCGGCGAGATCCTGCACGCCCGCGCACTGGCCACCCGCCGGCTGCCGGCCGGCCGACGGGCCGAGGCCTACGCGTTCTGCAACGCCTGGAACCACGACCGACTGCTGCCGAAGGCGTACGTGCACGACCTGGGCGACGAGCTGGTCCTGGCCGGCGACCTCAGCACCGACCTGGCGCACGGCGTGGCGCCGGCGCAGTTGGCGGTGCTGCTCGACGCGGCCGTGACGACCGGTGTCGCGTACGCCGACGCGGTGGCCGCCCTGCCCTGATCAGACCTCCACCACGGTGGGGACGATCATCGGCCGTCGCCGGTAGGCGTCGTTGACCCAACGACCCACCGTCCGGCGGACGATCTGCTGGAGCTGGTGCGGGTCCGTGATCCCGTCCGCGGCGGCCCGGTTGAGCGCCTCGGTGACCAGCGGGACCACCGGGTTGAACGCCTCCGGGTCCTCGGAGAAGCCCTTCGCGGAGACGGTCGGCCCGCCGACCACCTTGCCGGTGACCGAGTCGACCACGACCGTCGCGGCGATGAAACCGCCGTCGCCGAGGATGCGGCGCTCGGTCAGCAGCGATTCGCTGACGTCACCGACGGCGAGGCCGTCGACGTAGACGTACCGGCTGCGGACGTGCCCGACCAGGCTGGCGCGGCCCTCGACCAGGTCGACGACGTCGCCGTCCTCGCAGAGCACCACCCGGTCAGGCGCGACGCCGGACTCGACGCCGAGCCGGGCGTGCGCGCGCAGGTGGCGCCACTCGCCGTGCACCGGCATGAGGTTGCTGGGCCGCACCACGTTGAGCAGGTAGAGCAGCTCGCCGGCCGGGGCGTGGCCGGAGACGTGGACCTTGGCCACGTCCTTGTGCACCACCACGGCGCCGGCCCGGGCCAACCGGTTGATCACCCGGTAGACGGAGGTCTCGTTGCCGGGCACCAGCGACGAGGCGAGCACCACGGTGTCGCCGGGGGCGATGGTGATGTGCCGGTGGTCGCCGCTGGCCATCCGGCCCAGCGCGCTCATCGGCTCGCCCTGCGAACCGGTGGACATCAGCACGATCTGCTCGGGCGGCATCGTGGTCGCCTCTTCCAGCCCGACGACGAGGCCGGGCGGGATGTTGAGCAGACCCAGGTCCCGGGCGATGCCCATGTTGCGCACCATGGACCGGCCGATCAGGGCGACCTTACGGCCGTGCTCGGCCGCCGAGTCGAAGACCTGCTGCACCCGGTGCACGTGCGAGGCGAACGAGGCGACGATGATCCGCCCGCGCGCCTTGGCGAAGATCGAGTCGAGGACCGGGCCGATCTCCCGC
This genomic stretch from Micromonospora krabiensis harbors:
- a CDS encoding DNA translocase FtsK; amino-acid sequence: MAGRTSQASRRRGASPRGATNSRARQPAKKTTRAPVRRRTRAPRPGPAVYVGRAVGAVWMGLAHSVGWAFRAAGRQAASARDLDPEHRRDGAGLLLFGLALLSAAGIWFSAAGPVGARLADSVRLFLGAISVVVPVLLMIGAWRFMRQPADPEHRGRGLVGWGSMLVATAAMLHIGQQPADPAARDFAGGLVGAGVGSLLERAVTAWVAVPLLVLLLVFGLLVVTATPINKVPERLGLLAGTLVAPPSTEDAEQPATKPARKRPVKRIPPPLDPDDLDDDLDGADLQETLLLPRKSPSKVPASRRPVEPPEHSPAPTRAEQLALTGLAGDYALPPANMLSSGAAPKTRSKANDEVIAALTGVFDQFDVDAAVTGFTRGPTVTRYEVELGPGVKVERITQLSRNIAYAVKSPDVRILSPIPGKSAVGVEIPNTDPENVALGDVLRSRVATSDHHPMVVALGKDIEGGYVVANLAKMPHILIAGATGAGKSSCLNSLLVSILTRATPDEVRLLLIDPKRVEMTGYEGIPHLVTPIVTNAKKAADSLEWVVREMDMRYDDLAANGVRHIDDFNRKVRNGEIKAPPGSEREMRPYPYLLVIVDELADLMMVAPRDVEDSVVRITQLARAAGIHLVLATQRPSVDVVTGLIKANVPSRLAFATSSLADSRVILDQPGAEKLLGRGDGLFLPMGASKPIRIQGAWVTEREIADVVKFCKDQREPEFRPDVLAPAQDSKKKIDEDIGDDLDLLVQAVELVVTSQFGSTSMLQRKLRVGFAKAGRLMDLMETRGVVGPSEGSKARDVLVKPDELEEVLVGLRGGDE
- a CDS encoding type III secretion system chaperone family protein — its product is MASPGIEDGPDDPLAGHPRSLRPLTGALIAAVLGNRGYAVTADPDGDLFGRWDDNLIWFLRLGEAGELLQVRTMVGPTFPIERVPELYAFCNSWNHDRLWPKAFVHVDDDGWARVYGEVITDLERGVTPHQLDQLLDCGISTGCQLAAEVGRLPGAVPA
- a CDS encoding type III secretion system chaperone family protein, which translates into the protein MTGPERRRGPVDDLADPVGRQRGSTGRNRDLLAALAEARDLPDGPPRLVELERIAAQADACGDDRSAVDARLALIDTALLHGERWRLVEPVRRCLAVLDRRPELFDTTEVDLLLRHQRYAVEALLGTPRVGLDQVRSVDDLAGRIGAAAEAVAELRCRLADHLGDEPTAREWYDRWRTADPGPVSGCPGCAPARRAELLAGWGEWPAALTELRAALDGAVECTDQPDRALTAALLPWLRTGEPERAAVAHVRAYRRHRAERGAFPYLATHLRFCALGGHPGRGLDILAEHLPRLDRPHDDLTAMEFAAAGALVCTLAAEAGLGGRTLRRPAFGDRPAADLDVGTLGAVLLGVATELAGSFDARNGTGHQTGRMAAWLAERPVGTPVPLPADDDAATVGGAPADDPGPDEMEPAPLTLSMITDGLDRRGDRYAVDADGTVVGRWGAAVIQFRPIGERGEILHARALATRRLPAGRRAEAYAFCNAWNHDRLLPKAYVHDLGDELVLAGDLSTDLAHGVAPAQLAVLLDAAVTTGVAYADAVAALP
- a CDS encoding ribonuclease J, with product MTEAHIEAELPPPLPEGGLRIIPLGGLGAIGRNMTVFEYDGKLLVVDCGVLFPDVEQPGVDLILPDFGPILDRLDDVQAIVLTHGHEDHIGAVPYLLAHKPDIPLVGSQFTLALVEAKLAERRIQPYTLTVREGGRERLGPFECEFFAVNHSIPDALAVAVRTPAGLVLHTGDFKMDQLPLDGRITDLAGFARLGAEGVDLLLSDSTNAEIPGFVTPEREIGPVLDSIFAKARGRIIVASFASHVHRVQQVFDSAAEHGRKVALIGRSMVRNMGIARDLGLLNIPPGLVVGLEEATTMPPEQIVLMSTGSQGEPMSALGRMASGDHRHITIAPGDTVVLASSLVPGNETSVYRVINRLARAGAVVVHKDVAKVHVSGHAPAGELLYLLNVVRPSNLMPVHGEWRHLRAHARLGVESGVAPDRVVLCEDGDVVDLVEGRASLVGHVRSRYVYVDGLAVGDVSESLLTERRILGDGGFIAATVVVDSVTGKVVGGPTVSAKGFSEDPEAFNPVVPLVTEALNRAAADGITDPHQLQQIVRRTVGRWVNDAYRRRPMIVPTVVEV